One genomic region from Candidatus Dormiibacterota bacterium encodes:
- a CDS encoding cupin domain-containing protein: MQRVLSGLVLTLLGGAVAACGSSGGTAAATGTPAATATASASPASKVIRTQLGQGTMTDPLHITVAPPSQLTVQTVTIEPGGVAPWHTHPGFENTVVAAGQLTLTVASDPGCAPRHLGPGQAFDVPANTAHTARNDGTEAVRLVVTYLGSPVGSTLVNPVPRPAGCTG, from the coding sequence GTGCAACGCGTCCTCAGCGGCCTCGTCCTGACCCTCCTCGGCGGCGCCGTCGCGGCCTGCGGGTCGAGCGGGGGCACCGCGGCGGCCACCGGCACGCCGGCGGCGACCGCGACCGCGAGCGCCAGCCCGGCGAGCAAGGTGATCCGCACCCAGCTGGGCCAGGGCACGATGACCGACCCGCTCCACATCACGGTGGCGCCGCCGAGCCAGCTCACCGTGCAGACGGTGACCATCGAACCCGGCGGCGTGGCCCCCTGGCACACCCACCCGGGCTTCGAGAACACCGTGGTCGCCGCCGGCCAGCTCACCCTGACGGTCGCCAGCGACCCGGGTTGCGCGCCCCGTCACCTCGGGCCGGGCCAGGCGTTCGACGTGCCCGCCAACACCGCGCACACCGCCCGCAACGACGGCACCGAGGCGGTGAGGCTGGTGGTGACCTACCTGGGCTCGCCGGTGGGCTCCACCCTGGTCAATCCCGTGCCCCGTCCGGCGGGCTGCACCGGCTGA
- a CDS encoding PadR family transcriptional regulator — protein MTVKDGSGGTRQLALGPSAFLVLGYAARLGRVTPYQLKQLAKQGVSWFWDFPHSQLYVEPARLAKLGLLEEIVEGHGRRRKLYSLTEAGREVLRQWFDSPVHEQHEVRDLGLLKLVFAGLTDPARIRRLAEEQIALHRQRLAEYDLIISDWTSFSRLYPNQITVRMGQLHEQAYLTFWRSILDEPPAMDPRLESIYDENSTVVTARV, from the coding sequence GTGACCGTGAAGGACGGCAGTGGGGGGACCCGCCAGCTGGCGCTGGGGCCGAGCGCCTTCCTGGTGCTCGGCTACGCGGCGCGGCTGGGGAGGGTGACCCCGTACCAGCTCAAGCAGCTCGCCAAGCAGGGCGTGTCCTGGTTCTGGGACTTCCCCCACTCCCAGCTCTACGTCGAGCCGGCGCGGCTCGCCAAGCTGGGCCTGCTCGAGGAGATCGTGGAGGGGCACGGCCGCCGGCGCAAGCTGTACTCGCTCACCGAGGCGGGTCGCGAGGTGCTGCGCCAGTGGTTCGACAGCCCGGTGCACGAGCAGCACGAGGTGCGCGACCTCGGCCTGCTCAAGCTGGTCTTCGCCGGGCTCACCGACCCGGCGCGGATCCGCCGGCTCGCCGAGGAGCAGATCGCGCTGCACCGCCAGCGGCTCGCCGAGTACGACCTGATCATCTCCGACTGGACGTCGTTCTCACGCCTGTACCCCAACCAGATCACGGTGCGCATGGGCCAGCTCCACGAGCAGGCGTACCTCACCTTCTGGCGGTCGATCCTCGACGAGCCGCCCGCGATGGACCCGCGGCTCGAGTCGATCTACGACGAGAACAGCACGGTGGTCACCGCCCGGGTCTGA